TTGAGCTCGTCCTCGCCGTAGACCACCTCCATGGCCCGGCCCCCCAGGACATAGCTGGGGCGCACCACCACGGGATAGCCGACGCGATCAGCCACCACCCGGGCCTCGGCCTCACTGCGGGCCAGGCCATTGCGGGGCTGACGGATGTCGAGGCGCCGCAGGATCGCTTCGAACTGCTCGCGGTCCTCCGCGGTGTCGATCGATTCCGGCGAGGTGCCCCAGATGCGGGTGCCCGTGGCCTGACCGGCGGGGGACTGCAGCCAATGCAGCAACGGAATCGCCAACTTCAGCGGGGTCTGGCCGCCGAACTGAACGATCACGCCCTCGGGCTTCTCCGCCTCGATGACGTTCAGCACATCCTCAAAGGTGAGGGGCTCGAAATAGAGGCGATCCGAGGTGTCGTAGTCGGTTGAGACCGTCTCCGGGTTGGAGTTCACCATCACCGTGGCGAACCCTTCCTCCTGCAATGCAAAGGAGGCGTGGACGCAGCAGTAGTCGAACTCGATGCCCTGGCCGATTCGGTTCGGGCCGCCGCCGAGGATCATCACCTTGCGGCGGGACTCCGGCTGAACCTCGGATTCGGGGGGCACCAGCTCCAGGCTGCCGTCGGCCCGCAGCCGCTCCATCGGCCGCTCGTAGGTCGCGTAGTGATACGGCGTACTGGAGGCAAACTCCGCCGCGCAGGTGTCCACGGTCTTGAAGACCGCGTTGACGCCCAGCCCCTGGCGATGGGCGCGCACCTCGAGCTCCTTGCTGCCGGTGGGCCAGGCGATCTGGCGATCGGAGAACCCGAGTTGCTTGAGCTCCAGCAGCGCCGCAGCATCCAACGAAGCCAGGCTCTGGCCCTTCAGCAGACGCTCCTCGGCCGTGATGATCCGGCGCAACTTGGCCAAGAACCAGGGGTCGATCGCGGAGATGCGATGGATGTCGGCATCGCTGTAGCCGTTCACCATCGCGGTGCGCACCGCAAAGATTCGATCGGGCGCCGGAGTGCGCAGCTCGCGATCGAGTTCGGAGCGCTCCGGGCTGGGGTCCGGACGGTCGCCGCCCCAACCGGCGTGGCCGGTCTCCAGGGAGCGCAGGGCTTTCTGGAAGGACTCCTCGAAGTTGCGGCCAATGGCCATGGCCTCGCCCACGGACTTCATCGCCGTGGTCAGCACCGCCGGGCTGCCCCTGAATTTCTCGAAGGCAAAGCGGGGCACCTTCGTGACCACGTAATCAATCGTGGGCTCGAAGCACGCCGGGGTCTTGCCGGTGATGTCGTTGAGGATCTCGTCGAGGGTGTAACCCACCGCGAGGCGGGCGGCGATCTTGGCGATCGGGAAACCCGTGGCCTTCGAGGCGAGCGCCGAACTCCGCGAAACGCGCGGGTTCATCTCAATGACGATCACGTCCCCGTTGGCGGGGTTGATCGCGAACTGGATGTTGCTGCCGCCGGTGTCCACACCGATCTCGCGGATGATCGCGATCGACTGGTCCCGCAGGCGCTGGTATTCGCGGTCCGTCAGGGTCTGAGCCGGCGCCACGGTGATCGAGTCACCGGTGTGCACACCCATCGGATCGAGGTTTTCGATCGAGCAGACGATCACCACGTTGTCGGCGGTGTCGCGCATCACCTCCAGCTCAAATTCCTTCCAGCCGAGCAGGGACTTCTCGATCAGGATCTGGCTGACCGGACTGGCGTCGAGGCCGCTTAGGCAGATGGCTCGGAACTCTTCAGGGTTGTAGGCAATGCCGCCGCCGCTGCCGCCCAGGGTGAACGCGGGGCGAATGATGCGGGGGTAACTGCCGATCTGGTCGCCAACGGCTTCGGCCTCCTCCAGGGTCGTGGCGATGCCGGACGGGCAAACATCCACGCCAATGCGGCCCATGGCCCGCTTGAACAGGTCCCGGTCTTCCGCCTTCTCGATCGCCTCCAGGTTGGCGCCGATCAACTCAACGCCGTACTTCTCCAGGGTGCCGTCCTTGGAGAGGGCAACCGCCAGGTTCAAGGCGGTCTGCCCGCCCATCGTGGGCAGCAGGGCGTCGGGACGCTCCTGCTCGATCACCCGGCGCACCACATCCGGGGTCAGGGGCTCGATATAAGTGCGATCCGCCATGTCCGGATCGGTCATGATCGAGGCGGGGTTGCTGTTCACCAGCACCACCTCAAATCCCTCGGCCCGCAAGGCTTTACACGCCTGGGTCCCCGAGTAATCAAATTCGCAGGCCTGTCCGATCACGATCGGACCTGACCCCAGCAGCAGGATGCGACGCAGATCCGTGCGACGGGGCATAGGAGGGGGCCGGCAGCCAAACCCATCCAGCCTCTCACGCGGTCGAAACGCCTCGCTGTTAAGCCAGACCCAGCCAACGATCCAGCCGTGGCTAGTGTTGTCGGCAACACGCCTGTTGCATCCCCCCATGAGCGAACTCCAGCGCCTGAAGGGGTTGCTGCCTCCCGAGATGCAGAGCTGGGTGTTTGTGGAAGCCGCGGCCTCAGCGGATCCGCCGTTGATCACCATCGAGGAGATCGGCCGCGATGAGGTGGAGGTCCAGCTCGACCTTCAGAAGTGGGACGCCCTGGCGATCGATCACCGCAACCTCCTCTTCTGGCACGAGGTGGGGCGGATTCAGAACGACTCTGTGCCCCGCGACGGCTGGGAGATGGCCGCGCTCGCCATCGGCCTGGGTGGCGCCATCGGTGAGCTCTGGGTCCAAGACGGCCTGCTGCTGCTCATGGCCCTGGGCTTGTCCGGTTTTGCCGGCTATCGCCTCTATCTGAAGAACAACTCCGAGAAGCGCCTGCAGGACGCCATCGCCGCCGATGAGCGGGCGATCGATCTGGCCTGCCGCTTCGGCTACACCCTGCCCAACGCTTACAAGAGCCTCGGCGGCGCCCTCAAGGAACTGGTGGAGCAGACCCGCAAGAAGAAGAAGCGGGGCTTCTATGAAGACCGGCTGGAGGCGCTGCGCAAGAGTGCAGGGAAAGCCCGGGCCGAGATGGCCCAGCAACAGGGCTCCCGTCACTCCGTGAGCAGCGAGAACGTTTATGGCTGAGGCCCAAGCCACCAAGCCCAGTCCCGACCCCAACCGACCCCGGCTCGACCTCGACGACAGCAAAGCCCTGGCCATGCTGGCCGCCGATGCCTGCGACGACCGCAAGGCGACCGACATCGTCCTGATCCGCGTCGAGGAGATCTCCTCGATTGCCGATTGGTTCGTCATTGCCAGTGGCTTCACCGATGTCCAGGTGCGCGCCATGGCCCGCTCCGTTGAGGACAAGTTGGAGGAACACACCGGCCGCCTGCCCCTCCGAAAGGAAGGACAAAACGAGGGCCGCTGGGTGCTGCTCGATTACGGCGAGGTCATCGTTCATTGCCTGACCCCCGATGAGCGCAGCTACTACGACCTGGAGTCCTTCTGGGGCCACGGTGAGAAGGAGAGCTTCGTAAGCTCGGCCTGAGCAGAACAC
This DNA window, taken from Synechococcus sp. LTW-R, encodes the following:
- the carB gene encoding carbamoyl-phosphate synthase large subunit, with amino-acid sequence MPRRTDLRRILLLGSGPIVIGQACEFDYSGTQACKALRAEGFEVVLVNSNPASIMTDPDMADRTYIEPLTPDVVRRVIEQERPDALLPTMGGQTALNLAVALSKDGTLEKYGVELIGANLEAIEKAEDRDLFKRAMGRIGVDVCPSGIATTLEEAEAVGDQIGSYPRIIRPAFTLGGSGGGIAYNPEEFRAICLSGLDASPVSQILIEKSLLGWKEFELEVMRDTADNVVIVCSIENLDPMGVHTGDSITVAPAQTLTDREYQRLRDQSIAIIREIGVDTGGSNIQFAINPANGDVIVIEMNPRVSRSSALASKATGFPIAKIAARLAVGYTLDEILNDITGKTPACFEPTIDYVVTKVPRFAFEKFRGSPAVLTTAMKSVGEAMAIGRNFEESFQKALRSLETGHAGWGGDRPDPSPERSELDRELRTPAPDRIFAVRTAMVNGYSDADIHRISAIDPWFLAKLRRIITAEERLLKGQSLASLDAAALLELKQLGFSDRQIAWPTGSKELEVRAHRQGLGVNAVFKTVDTCAAEFASSTPYHYATYERPMERLRADGSLELVPPESEVQPESRRKVMILGGGPNRIGQGIEFDYCCVHASFALQEEGFATVMVNSNPETVSTDYDTSDRLYFEPLTFEDVLNVIEAEKPEGVIVQFGGQTPLKLAIPLLHWLQSPAGQATGTRIWGTSPESIDTAEDREQFEAILRRLDIRQPRNGLARSEAEARVVADRVGYPVVVRPSYVLGGRAMEVVYGEDELNRYMNEAVNVEPDHPVLIDQYLENATEVDVDALCDGTGKVVIGGLMEHIEPAGVHSGDSACALPSVSLEQEALATIRQWSEALALALQVNGLINLQFAIKDGLVYIIEANPRASRTVPFVAKATGAPLAKIASRIMSGKTLEQIGLTSEPKPPLQAVKEAVLPFKRFPGADSILGPEMRSTGEVMGTATSFGLAYAKAELGASEALPTSGTVFLSTHDRDKSALLPVAQRLDQMGFRLVATEGTARALAAAGLQVETVLKVHEGRPNIEDAIRSGEIQLVINTPVGRQAAHDDKYLRRAAIDYAVTTVTTLAGARAAVEGIAALQAQEMQVRALQDIHG
- a CDS encoding DUF3318 domain-containing protein, with product MSELQRLKGLLPPEMQSWVFVEAAASADPPLITIEEIGRDEVEVQLDLQKWDALAIDHRNLLFWHEVGRIQNDSVPRDGWEMAALAIGLGGAIGELWVQDGLLLLMALGLSGFAGYRLYLKNNSEKRLQDAIAADERAIDLACRFGYTLPNAYKSLGGALKELVEQTRKKKKRGFYEDRLEALRKSAGKARAEMAQQQGSRHSVSSENVYG
- the rsfS gene encoding ribosome silencing factor, giving the protein MAEAQATKPSPDPNRPRLDLDDSKALAMLAADACDDRKATDIVLIRVEEISSIADWFVIASGFTDVQVRAMARSVEDKLEEHTGRLPLRKEGQNEGRWVLLDYGEVIVHCLTPDERSYYDLESFWGHGEKESFVSSA